A region from the Stygiolobus caldivivus genome encodes:
- a CDS encoding protein kinase domain-containing protein, with protein MRLALPVSGNYAYSKTLYNVLKGYLTPNSRLNILAGVSVFLGNNFEVINVLKKFDVTGFPQGDYVYISFPFGVNGSSYVVMKINSIYLVGENGAYLVPIEDKVIDEVSGGQIPFFKFIQDHGPIRQYLELVKNEEAFIMPANQQVNVPQDVVARSLLGRVIGMYRLADYLGQGGVAYVFKAESRGKEYVVKIPKSDYENLEAYLMSLLSEASAIISMSADQRIVKVYAVHVDTNILEYINDQQAYYLYPPYIVMEYLRGGDLKKYMENPAFTSSKYWKYIAYYILYYVSDALRVIHSKGYAHLDVKPANILIVKPYSTPEELYADLTQYLVVKLGDLGASTRIREQITLLSPEYSPPDEVEYMVKGKGARPLMDIFSLGMTFLKILDPKIQRPDLQYIVSAISDVRGDKDRVMQLLSYSSSVLSNWNPPVLDTLEPEIKELVLKMITPSLYSRPTAKEVRDTIAKYIRLPYQ; from the coding sequence ATGAGGTTAGCACTCCCTGTTAGCGGTAACTACGCTTACTCTAAGACTTTATATAACGTATTGAAAGGTTATTTGACCCCTAATTCGAGGTTAAACATTTTGGCCGGTGTATCGGTCTTCCTTGGGAATAACTTCGAGGTCATAAACGTACTAAAGAAGTTCGACGTAACGGGTTTCCCGCAAGGCGATTACGTCTACATTTCCTTCCCCTTTGGGGTGAACGGCTCCTCATACGTTGTCATGAAGATAAACTCGATTTACTTAGTGGGTGAAAACGGTGCGTACTTAGTCCCTATAGAGGACAAGGTAATAGACGAGGTAAGCGGTGGTCAAATACCCTTTTTTAAGTTCATACAAGACCACGGCCCAATAAGGCAATACCTAGAACTCGTAAAAAACGAAGAGGCTTTCATAATGCCGGCTAACCAGCAGGTCAACGTCCCCCAGGACGTCGTCGCGAGATCCCTTCTGGGAAGGGTCATAGGGATGTACAGGCTCGCGGACTATTTAGGCCAGGGCGGAGTGGCTTATGTGTTTAAGGCAGAGAGTAGGGGTAAGGAGTACGTGGTGAAAATCCCCAAATCGGACTACGAAAATTTAGAGGCTTACTTAATGAGCCTTTTGAGCGAGGCGTCGGCGATAATATCCATGTCCGCAGACCAGAGGATCGTAAAGGTCTACGCGGTCCACGTAGATACTAATATTCTGGAGTACATCAACGACCAGCAGGCCTACTACCTTTACCCGCCTTACATAGTAATGGAGTACTTGAGGGGCGGTGACCTCAAGAAATACATGGAGAACCCCGCCTTTACCTCCTCTAAGTATTGGAAGTATATAGCGTACTACATCCTTTATTACGTTTCCGACGCGTTAAGGGTGATCCACAGTAAGGGTTATGCACACTTAGACGTTAAGCCGGCGAACATCTTGATCGTAAAGCCCTACAGTACACCTGAAGAGCTTTACGCCGACTTGACCCAGTACTTGGTGGTAAAGTTAGGGGACTTAGGGGCTTCTACGAGGATCAGGGAGCAAATAACGTTATTATCACCGGAATACTCCCCGCCCGACGAAGTGGAGTACATGGTGAAGGGGAAAGGCGCAAGGCCTTTAATGGACATATTCTCGTTGGGTATGACTTTCCTTAAAATCTTAGACCCGAAAATCCAGAGGCCCGACTTGCAGTATATAGTAAGTGCTATAAGTGACGTGAGGGGTGACAAGGACCGCGTGATGCAGTTACTCTCTTACTCGTCTTCTGTACTCAGTAACTGGAACCCGCCGGTTTTGGACACGCTCGAGCCGGAAATAAAGGAGTTAGTCCTCAAGATGATAACCCCTTCCTTGTACTCGAGACCTACTGCTAAAGAGGTGAGGGACACTATTGCCAAATACATAAGGTTACCCTACCAATAA